Sequence from the Gammaproteobacteria bacterium genome:
ACCATCGCCGTCGGCGACGACTTCACGCATTTCCTGTCCGAACTGGGGCTGGACCCGGACAGCGCGCAGGCCGCCTTCGACAGCCCGTTTGACTACCAACTGCAAACGGCGCTCTACCTGCCCGAAAACCTGCCCGACCCGAACGACGAAGACTACACCGAGGCGCTGATGCGCGGCGTCAAGCCGCTGCTGGAGATGTCGGACGGGCGCGCTTTTCTGCTGTTCACCAGTTACCGCGCGCTGAACCGCGCCGCCGAATGGCTGGCCGCGCACACCGCGTGGCGCCTGCTGGTGCAGGGGCGCGCGCCGAAGATGGAGTTGATCCGGCGTTTCGGCGACGGCCACGGCAAACTGCTGCTTGGCACCAACAGTTTCCGCGAAGGCGTGGATGTGAAGGGCGCGGCGCTCAGCTGCGTGGTCATAGACCGCCTGCCGTTCGCGTCGCCGGGCGACCCGGTGACGCAGGCCAAGATTGCGCGGGCGCGGGAACTGGAGCGCAACTTCTTCGCCGAGAACACGCTGCCGGAGGCGGTGCTCGCGCTGCGCCAGGGCGTCGGGCGCCTGATACGCGATGAAACCGATTCCGGCGTCATCGTCATCGGCGACCGCAGGATACGCACCAAACCTTACGGACGGGTGTTTCTCGACAGTCTGCCGCCGATGAAGGTGTTCCGGAAAATCCCGCCGCTGAAGGGTTATTTTCAATGAGCGCGGCGGTGCTTGCGATTGACACCGCGACCGAGGCCTGCTCGGCGGCGCTGCACTGCGGCGGCGCCACCCGGCGCCGTTTCGAGATTGCGCCGCGCCGACACAACACGCTGATTTTCGAGATGTGCGAATCGCTTTTCGAGGAAACCGGCGCCGGTCTCAGCGACCTCGACGCCCTCGTGTTTGGCCGCGGGCCGGGCGCGTTCACCGGCGTGCGCATCGCCGCGAGTTTCGCGCAAGGCGTCGCGTATGCGCGCGGCCTGCCGGTCGTGCCGGTGTCCGATTTGCGCGCCGTCGCACAGGCGGCGATGGAACGCCACAACGCCGACTCGGTGCTGGTCGCCATGGACGCGCGCATGGGCGAGGTGTACCACGGCTGCTTCACACGCGGCGCCGACGGCCTCGCCGCGCCCGCCGGCGACGAAGGCGTGGCGGCGCCCGAACAAGTGCCAATCGCCGCCGATTTCCACGGCATCGGCGCCGGCTCAGCCTGGCGCGTCCATCGCGCCGCGCTGGACAAGGCGCTGGGCAATGCACTTGACAGGGCGCCGGGCGGCGCGCCAGGCATCTGCGACGAAGACTTGTTGCCCGACGCCGCAGTCATGCTCCAACTGACACTGCCGGCCATCATCACCGGCGGCGCGAACGCGGCGGTAGAGGCGGCGGACGCACTGCCGGTCTATCTGCGCAGCCCGGTCTGACACTGCGACGGGCGCACCATTCCGTTCTCGCCTTATAATAGACCGCGCAACCGCCGGGGTAGCACAATCGGTAGTGCAGCGCATTTGTAATGCGAAGGTTGGGGGTTCGATTCCTCTCCCCGGCACCAAAATTTGACTTTTGGCGCAAAGGAAAAGCGCAACCGGCTCGCCCGCAGAACAGCGGCGGCGCGTTGCCGCCGCTGTTACATTGGTTTGCCGCTCCCGTCGAATATGCCGGTGACAAGCCCCACGACGAGCCCCACCAGGACTGACACCACAACCAGCAACACCCTGAGTTCTGATTTGTGGATGTCATCTCGCAAGTTGTGGATGCCATCCTTGATCTCGGTCTTCGTATCATCCACCTTCTTGCCGAGTTTGTGGATGTCTTCCTTGAGTTCAGTCTTTGTGCCATCCACCTTCTTGTCAAGTTTATGGATGTCTTCCTTGAGTTCAGTCTTTGTGCCATCCGCCTTCTTGTCGAGTTTATGGATGTCTCCCTTGAACTCAGCCTTCGTTACAGAGAAGCCAACCTCAACTCTCTTGTCAAGTTTGTGGATGTCTTCCTTGAGTTCGGCCTTCGTGCCATCCACCTTCTTGTCGAGTTTGTGGATGTCTGCCTTGAGTTCGGCCTTTGTGTTATCCACCTTCTTGTCGAGTTTGTGGATGTCTTCCTTGAGTTCGGCCTTCGTGCCATCCACCTTCTTGTCAAGTTTATGGATGTCTTCCTTGAATTCGGCCTTCGTCACAGAGAAGCCAGCCTCAACTCTCTTGTCAAGTTTGTGGATGTCTTCCTTGAGTTCGGCCTTCGTGCCATCTATCTTCTTGTCGAGTTTGTGGATGCCTTCCTTGAACTCAATTTGTGTAACCGGCGCGTTGCCGGCGGGCAGCCGGGCTTCTCCGGCTTTTGCCGGATTTGCCGTTTGCGCCGTTTGCGCGGTCTTTGCCGCTTTTGCAGCCTCTGTTGTTTTCACAGTACTGGCGGCTTTTGCGGCCTTCGCCGCCTGCTCAGCCTTTGCAGTCTTCGCCGCTTTTGCGGCCTCCACTGCCTCTGCCGCTGAATCGCGGATTTCCATTTTGCCGTGCCGGCCGGGCAGCGGCTTCTTTTTTTGTTCCTCAATCATCTGGTTTCCTCCGAATAAGGTTCAAGATTTATCGAGAAACCAATTTGAGGCATTTTGCAAGCCTTGGAGCGCGCCAGCCGACGAACGGTACTATTTGCCCGATGAGTGGCTATTCGCCGGCCGCAGATTGCCGGTTGGACACAAATGTATTGGTCAGGCACAGACGCGGCGCCTGCCACCGCCGCCGCCGTGCGCGAGTAATCTGGCGATATTTTGTTCTTCATCAAGGCCATTATAGGCACATTGCAGCCCTTCAGAACGGGAAAAAATTTCACTTCCCACGCAAAAACAAGTCAAGTCTATGAAGTAACAATAAATTGCATCCGACGAACGGCAGACATTTCCTGTTCCTCGAAAAAAATTCGCGGATTCAACCCGCAAGTGCAACCGTTGACTTGATACTCCGGCTGCGCGAACGGTATAATAAACTCGACAACTATCCATTTTTTTATCCACTTTGGAGAATGAACATGAGCAACATTAAAGATTTAATTAAAAAAGGACTCCTCGCCATGGCCGCCGTGATTGTCGGTGTGGCGTTGTTGTTCGCATTGGCGGGATCGTATCGCGTGTATAGCGTGTGGTCGGCGAGCAAGCAGGGCCAGGCCGATTTGGCGCTGGCGGAAAATTCGCGCAAGGTGCTGGTGGAGCAAGCCAAAGCCGAAAAGCTTGCGGCTCAGGAACGCGCCGATGCGATTAAAATCGTCGGCGAAGCAGCGAGCAGATATCCGGCCTATCGCTATCAGGAGTTTTTGGGCGACCTGGGCGAAAGTATCCGCAATGGGAATGTCAGGCAAATCATTTATATCCCGACCGAAGCCGGCCTGCCGATACTGGAAGCGGGCAAACGCCTGCAGGATGGGGGCAAGAAAAAATGAAATTAGCGACTGATATGACTGAGGAATTTGTTAAAAACTCAATCATAAAATTTTTATCTCGCAATGAGTGGGGTACAGGTTTGCAATTTGGAGGTTTGCGGGAGCATGGTGTGGATATTAAAGTTCGCCACAATCGCTACCCGCGATATTTTCAGATTGAATGCAAGGGGCAGGGAAGCAAAGAAGTTGCTTTTGTATATTCTCTCGGACAAATTGTTACCAGAATGGAAACTGGCGGCAGCACAAGAAATTATTTT
This genomic interval carries:
- the tsaB gene encoding tRNA (adenosine(37)-N6)-threonylcarbamoyltransferase complex dimerization subunit type 1 TsaB, which encodes MSAAVLAIDTATEACSAALHCGGATRRRFEIAPRRHNTLIFEMCESLFEETGAGLSDLDALVFGRGPGAFTGVRIAASFAQGVAYARGLPVVPVSDLRAVAQAAMERHNADSVLVAMDARMGEVYHGCFTRGADGLAAPAGDEGVAAPEQVPIAADFHGIGAGSAWRVHRAALDKALGNALDRAPGGAPGICDEDLLPDAAVMLQLTLPAIITGGANAAVEAADALPVYLRSPV